TAGGTGGGGGCCAGCTTGTTCCGGCCGATGACAAAGTACACCTTCTCATGGCCGAACAGCGTAGCGGACACCCGGTTGCCGGTGCCGTCGATGTTGACGATCTCCCCCGACTCCGCCAGGCCATTGGCAGAGGACAGGTACACCTGGGTCTGCATGGCCGCCTTCCGGGCGGCGTTCGCCTCCTGCTTCCAGTGCCAGATGACGGTGTTGTGGGCCGCCAGCTTGTCGTACACCCCCAGAGCGTCCAGGGTGGCGGAGCCGCCGAAGCCCACGGTCTTGCCGTCGATGGCGCCGTCCAGGTAGGCCGCGGCCTCCGCCGCCGCCGCAAAGGTGCGTACGGTGTAGCCCCGGCGCTCCAGGGCCTGCTGAACCTTCGTGAAATCTGTCATGTCAAATTTCCTCCTTCTGATAATCCCCAAATCCCTCGCCCAGGATCTCATGGGCGTCGCACACGATGAAAAAAGCCTTCGGGTCGATCTCCCGCAGCATCCGCTTGATGGGCACGATCTCCCGCTGCCTGAAGGCCACCAGCAGTACCTGCTTCTCCGCGCCGGTGTATGCGCCTTTTCCCTGAAGCAGCGTCACGCCCCGGTTCATATCCAGCAGTCCCTGGACCGTCTCCTCCCACCGGTCGGTGATGATGTAGGCCACACGAGAGGTATCCCACCCGTACAGGATCATATCCATGACCTTGGACAGCAGATACATCTGAATCAAGCCATAAAGTGCCGCGTTGACGGTGCCGAACACCACTGCAGCCAGGATCACCACCACCATGTCCGGGATCATCACCAGCTTACCGATGGGCAGCCAGGGGAATTTCAGCTTCAGCAGCTTGCCGATGATATCCGTGCCGCCCGTCGTGGCCCCCTGGGAGAATACCAATCCCAGCCCTACCCCCATCCCGGCGCCGCCGTACAGGGTCGCCAGGATCGGGTCCATCGGGGGAAGGTATGCATCCATGCAATCACGTCAATGGCCAAGGAACTGACTGCCATGGCGTACAGGCTGCTCACCAGCAGGCGGCCTCCCAGCAGCCGCCAGCCCGCCAGAAACAGCGGCACATTGACAAGGATGGACAGCACTCCCACCGGCAGGACCGGCACCAGGGCGTTCACGATCTGGGCCAGACCCGTCACGCCGCCCATGGCGATCTGGTTGGGGGCTACGAACCAGTCAAATGCCAGGGCGTAGATCACTGCCCCCAGCGTGATGATACCGCAGCTCCTCACCTTCTGCGCCATAGATCTACTCCTTTTCTATCTGATTCAGTCCAGCAGATCCATCTGCCGCTCCTCGGAGTCCTCCTCCCGCAGCAGGGCGCCCGCCGCCGGGAGACTGCGCACCCGGTAGCGGCTCTGGTTGGTGATGGGCGTGTCCTCCAGCGCCTTCACCGTCTCCAGCTGGTACTTTGGCTTCAGGGTCATCACCGCCACCCCCTGGGTGGTGCGGGTGGTCTTGGGAGCCAGCAGAGCGGTGTGGAAAATCAGCGCCCGGGGCTCCGTGGAGTACACCGCCAGCTCGCAGTCTGTATCCAGCCTGCGGATACAGGCCAGGGGCGCCTTGTCGGAGTAGGCCCCCGTCAGCTTGCGGCGGTTGGAGGTGGTCTTGTAGGCGGTCAGGTCCACCCGGGCCGCCTTGCCGTTTGCAAAGAAGAACAGCAGGGCCCCGGCGTAGTCCGGTCCCGGCAGGACGGCGTAGATCACATTCTCGCCGCTGTCCATGGAGAGTTTCGCGGGCAGATAGTCCCCCAAGGCGCTGGCCTTGGTGTCTTCAAACTCGCTGAGGCGGGTCTTGTACACCTGGCACCGGTCCGTGAAGAACATGATCTCCGCGCCGTTGGTGGTCTCAAAGGTCTGGGACAATCCGTCCCCGTCCTTGTACTTCTGGTCCGCCGCCATTCGCAAAGAGGCGGGGGTGATCTTCTTGAAGTACCCCTCCCTGGAGAGGAACACATGGACGGAGTAGTCCTCCACCTGAGCCTCCTCCACATAGGTCTCGATCTCGTGGCTGTACACGATGGAGGTTCGGCGGGGCTCGCCGTATTTCCTGGCCGCCTCCGTCAGCTCGTCCACCAGGATCTGCTTCAGCCGCCGGGGGGAGTTCAGGGTGTCCTCCAGGTCGGCGATCTCGTCCTGGAGGGCGTCGGTCTCGTTGACACGCTTGAGGATATACTCCTTGTTGATGTTGCGGAGCTTGATCTCCGCCACGTACTCCGCCTGGATCTGGTCGATGCCGAAGCCGATCATCAGGTTGGGGATGACCTCGGCCTCCTCCTCTGTCTCCCGGATGATTTGGATGGCCTTATCGATGTCCAGCAGGATCCGCTTGAGGCCCTTTAAGAGGTGCAGCTTGTCCTGTTTCTTCTTCATCACGAAGTAGACCCGCCGCCGGACGGACCCGGTCCGCCAGGCAGTCCACTCCTCCAGGATCTGCCGCACCCCCAGCACCTTGGGAGTACCGGCGATCAGCACGTTGAAGTTGCAGGCAAAGGCGTCCTCCAGGGGTGTCAGCTTGTAGAGCTTGGTCATCAGCTTGTCCGGGTCCACGCCCCGCTTCAGGTCGATGGCCAGTTTCAGGCCGGAGAGGTCCGTCTCGTCCCGCATGTCGGCGATCTCTTTCGCCCGGCCCGCCTTGATGAGCTCCGCCACCTTGTCCAGGATGGCCTCCACGGTGGTGGAGTAGGGGATCTCGTAGATCTCGATGAGATTCTCCTCTTTGACGTAGCGGTACTTGGCCCGGACCCGGACGCTGCCCCGGCCGGTCTCATAGATCTCCCGGATGGTGTTCCGGTCGAAGATCAGCTCTCCGCCGGTGGGGAAATCCGGCGCCAGCAGGGTCTCCATCAGGTCGCAGTCCGGGTTCTTCAGATAGGCGATGGTGGTGTCGCAGACCTCCTTCAGATTGAACCCACAGAACTGGGAGGCCATGCCCACGGCGATGCCGCTGTTGGCGGACACCAGAATGTTGGGGAAGGTGGTGGGCAGCAGGGCCGGCTCCTTCATGGTGTTGTCGTAGTTGTCCACAAAGTCCACGGTGTCGCTGTCGATATCCCGGAACAGCTCGGCGCAGATGGGCGTCAGCTTGGCCTCTGTGTACCGGGGGGCGGCCCAGGCCATGTCCCGGGAGTAGACCTTGCCGAAGTTGCCTTTGGAATCCACAAAAGGCGTCAGCAGGGCGCCGTAGCCCCGGGAGAGGCGCACCATGGTGTCGTAGATGGCGGCGTCGCCGTGGGGGTTGAGGCGCATGGTCTGGCCCACGATGTTGGCGGACTTGGTCCGGGCTCCCGTCAGCAGACCCATCTTGTACATGGTGTACAGCAGCTTGCGGTGGGAGGGCTTGAACCCGTCGATCTCCGGAATGGCCCGGGAGACAATGACGCTCATGGCGTAGGGCATGTAGTTGGTCTCCAGCGTGTCGGTGATGGGCTGTTCCACCACCGCCGCGTGAAGGCCGATGACGTTGGACGCGTCTACCTTATGCTTGTTGTCGTCGGTTTTTTTCTTTTTGGGCAAGTGTAATCAGTCCTTATCTTGTATCCATTTCAAGGGGTTGTTGCGGATGTACTGGCGAACATTGGCTAGGTCCTCGTCATTGCGGATCACATGGTCATAAAAGCCCTTCTGCCAAAGAGAAATGCCCGCTTACTTGCTGGTGATCCGCTTCATCTGCTGGATGACGTTCGACAGCGGCGTAGGGGCGGCAATCTGCCGCTCGTCCGGCCCGATGTGCCGGAGTGCCAAAATCAAATGCACATGGTCCGGCATGATGATATATTGATCTACCGATATGCCGGGGTAGTGATCCGGGATCGCTCGGATGGTTTCATCCACGATCCGCCCCAGAGGTGTCAGGGAGATTCGAGGCGGGCGATTGATAATCGCCCCTACGGCGGGTTCGATGGAACACAGGACCTCCTGATTCCGCTCCCTGGTGCAGATGGTGATGAAATAAGATCCCGGCTGGCTGTAATCATAGGACTCCAGCCGCAGGCGCTTCCGCTGGGGGCGTTCCATGGCATCCTCTCCGCTATCCGTTGATTGGGAGTGTATTTTCCGTTGTCGAAACAGAGGGTGCTTTCTGTCCCAACGGCTACGCATTTATTAACCCAAACAGCCAAAATACTTGAAATAATTCACGTATTGCGCATTTTCCGAAACTCTAGTATGCTGTATTCATAAAATTCAAAGGAGGCTGCTCCATGAATGAGACCTATAAATGGCTGTATGACTACTACGCCCTGCCGTTGATGAAAGTCGGCAAACAGGCGGATGCGCTCAAAGAGCGGATCGTCTCCCACGGCAGCCCTGCGGACGCGCTGTTCCTGTGGGACCGGCTGGAAGACCTGTGCCTGCTGTGGGGCACGGAGTCCTTTGCCATCGGGCTCCAACTGGGCCTGCGGCTCATGGCGGGCCAGCGGGCGGACGGGCTGCTGATCTCATAAAACTCTCACGAAATATCCGCCATCTCCAGGTACTTGTACCCGTTCTCCGCAATATGGTCCTTCCGGCCCTGGAGGTTGTCCCCCAGCAGCAGGTCGAACACCGCCGCCGTCTGCTCCACGTCCTCCGGCATCACCCGGATCAGCCGCCGGGTCTCCGGGTTCATGGTGGTCAGCCACATCATGTCCGGGTCGTTCTCGCCCAGGCCCTTGGACCGGTCGATCTTGTACTTCTTCCCCTCCAGGGATTTCACGATGTCGTTCTTCTCCTTGTCGGAGTAGGCGAACCACGTCTTGTCGCCGCTGTTGATCTCAAACAGGGGCGTCTCCGCGATATACACGTACCCCTCCCGGATCAGGGTGGGGGTCAGCCGGTACAGCATGGTGAGGATCAGCGTCCGGATCTGGAAGCCGTCCACGTCGCCGTCGGTGCAGATGACCACCTTGCTCCACCGCAGGTTGCCCAAGTCAAAGGGCGCCACGTTCTTCACGTGCTTGTTCTGGACCTCCACGCCGCAGCCCAGGACCTTGATGAGGTCCGTGATGATCTCGCTCTTGAAAATCCGGGCATAGTCCGCCTTCAGGCAGTTCAGGATCTTGCCCCGCACCGGCATGATGCCCTGATACTCGGAGTCCCGGGCCAGCTTCACGCTGCCCAGGGCGCTGTCGCCCTCCACGATGTAGATCTCCCGCTTGTCCACGTCCTTGGTGCGGCAGTCCACGAACTTCTGGACCCGGTTGGCGATGTCCACCGAGCCGGAGAGCTTCTTCTTCACGTTCAGGCGGGTCTCCTCCGCCTTCTCCCGGCTGCGCTTGTTCAGCAGCACCTGCTCGCCGATCTTCTCTGCGTCAAAGGGGTTTTCAATGAAGTAGATCTCCAGGTTGCTGCGGAGGAACTCCGTCATGGCCTCCTGGACGAATTTGTTGGTGATGGCCTTCTTGGTCTGGTTCTCGTAGCTGGTCTGGGTGGAGAAGTTGTTGCTGACCAGCACCAGGCAGTCCTCGATATCCGCCCAGGTGATCTTGCCCTCGCTCTTCTGGTACTTCCCCTGGTCCCGCAGGTACTTGTCGATGGCGGAGACAAAGGCGGACTTGGCCGCCTTCTCCGGAGAGCCGCCGTGCTCCAGCCAGGAGGAGTTGTGGTAGTGCTCGATGACGTTCACCTTATTGGAAAAGCAGCAGGCCACGCTGAGCTTCACCTTGTACTCCGGCTTGTCCGCCCGGTCCCGGCCCTTCTTCTCCGTCTGCCAGAACACCGGCGCCGTCAGGCTCCCCTCTCCCGCAAGCTCCGTCACATAGTCCATGATGCCGTTTTCGTAGAGGAACTCCGCCTCTTCGAACCGACCCGGCTCTGTCTCGTTCCGGAACCGGAAGGTGACCCCGGCGTTCACCACCGCCTGGCGCTTCATCACGTCGGTGAAGTACTCCGCCGGGATGGCGATGTCCGTGAACACGTCCAAGTCGGGAAGCCAGCGGGTGCGGGTGCCGGTTTTTCTGGCCTGGCTCTTGAGCAGGGGCGCCTTCCCCAGCTCCCCCACGATCTCGCCCCGCTGAAAGTGCAGGGTGTATTCAAAGCCGTCCCGCCAGACGGTGACGTCCATGTACCGGGAGGCGTACTGGGTGGCGCAGGCACCCAATCCGTTGAGCCCTAAGGAATATTCGTAGTTGTCGCCGGAGACGTTGTCGTACTTGCCGCCGGCGTACAGCTCGCAGTACACCAGCTCCCAGTTGTACCGCTGCTCCTTCTCATTCCAGTCCACCGGGCAGCCCCGGCCCGCGTCCTCCACCTGGATGGACCGGTCTGCAAACCGGGTGACAGTGATGGTCCGGCCGTGGCCCTCCCGGGCCTCATCGATGGAGTTGGAGAGAATCTCGAACACCGCGTGCTCGCAGCCCTCCAGTCCGTCAGAGCCGAAAATGACGCCGGGCCGCTTCCGGACCCGGTCTGCGCCCTTTAATGCCGAAATGCTGTCGTTGCCATAGTCCTGCTTCTTGGTTGCCATTAAGTTCCTCCAAAGGCAGTGTCTGCCGTAAAATTCATAAATTTATTGTAGCACACCCGGCGCTGTCCTTCAAGTGCTCCCCCAAAAGACGCCGTGATCCCGCCCGCTTCCCGACGCTTCACACAAATTTTACAAAAATGTTATTGCGTAAAATTTCTCATAACCTGGCCGTCACCCAGCTCAATGCCCTTTTCATCGGGGTTTTGCACATTCTCCACAGAGTTTTCCACACCGTTATGTCAACTTTTGAAATACGAAAAAAATACCGCGCCGCGCACACCCCGGCCGGACGCTCCGTTTTTCGGATCAGATGCTTTTACAGAGCGCCTTTTCAGCCAGCCGGATACCCGGAATTTTTTTGTAGTTGCAAATGCAATATATGCGCACATTTGGATATGCTAATATATTGCCAGAAGAAATCCCTCTCCCCTTGAAAGTATTTCAAAAAACGGAAAAAGGAGAATTCTATATGAAGTTCTATATCTGCAAACATTGCGGCAATGTCATCACCAAGCTCACCTCCGCCCAGGTGCCCGTGAAGTGCTGCGGCGAGGAGATGCATGTGCTGGAGGCCGGTGTCACCGACGCCGCCCAGGAGAAGCACGTGCCTGCCGTCACGGTGGAGGGCAGTCTGGTGAAGGTGGACGTGGGCTCTGTCACCCATCCCATGACCGCCGAGCACTTTATCCAGTGGGTGGTGGTGGAGACTGAGCGGGACGCCCTGATCCACTGGTTCCACCCGGAGGAGACGCCGGAGGTCGTGTTCGCCCTGGCGGAGGGCCAGACTGCCAAGGCCGTTTATGCCTACTGCAACCTCCACGGTCTTTGGAAGAAGGACCTGTAAGCTGCGAGACACCAGACCGCCCCGGCGCTGCACAGCGCCGGGGCGGTCTTCTGACTTTTGAGATCGGATATATTTAGGATATAGGAAGCCTCTGTGGGTGCAGCATCCCCAAAGCGGGACGGCATGGCATTCCCGCTTCAGCCGAGCAGCACCAGGACCACGCCGTAAATCACCGAGGCCAGGGTGCCGAACACGATCACCGGCCCGGCGATCAGGAACATCTTGGCCGCCATGCCGGTGACGAATCCCTCGCTGCGGAAGTCGATGGCCGGTGAGACCACCGCGTTGGCAAAGCCGGTGATGGGCACCAGCGTCCCGGCGCCGCCAAAGCGGGCCAGCTTGTTGTACAGGTTCAGCCCCGTCAGCAGGGCGGAGAGAAACACCAGCGTGCAGGAGGTGGCGGTGCCCGCCGTCTTTTCCTCCAGGCCGGCGGCAGTCCAGCCGTTCAGGATCAGCTGGCCCACCACGCAGATGGCCCCGCCCACTACAAAGGCCAGGACCGTATCCTTCAGCAGCGGCGACTTGGGGCCTTCTGCTTCACATACTGCTGGTATTCCTGCGGCGTCATATTCATTGAAAATCCCCTCCAGGCCATTTTCCCATAGGGTCTCCTGCTTGTTCGGAAACTATACGCACTTGCAAACCTGCGCGGAAGGGAGTACACTGTTGCCCGAAGATTTGTGTGTTTGGAGGAATCCCCATGAGACCCATGCCCGCCCCGCTGGGCCTGTATATCCACATTCCCTTCTGCAAGAGCAAGTGCGTCTACTGCGACTTCTACTCCCTGCCCCGGTCCGAGAGCCGGATGGACGACTACACGGATGCCCTGTGCGCCCATCTGGCGGAGACCGCCCCCTTCGCGGCGGGCCATCTGGTCGACACCGTGTACTTCGGCGGCGGCACCCCCAGCTATCTGGGGACCAAGCGGCTGGTGAAGATCCTGAAGACCATTCTGAAAAAATACAAGGTGGACAAGCAGGCGGAGATCACCCTGGAGGCCAATCCCGACTCCGCCGGGGACTGGAAAGAGCTGCGCACCCTGCGCCGGTGCGGGTTCAACCGCCTCTCCCTGGGAATGCAGTCCGCCGATGACGAAGAGCTCTCGGAGATCGGCCGGGTGCACACCATGGCTCAGACGGAAGCCGCCGTGGAGGCCGCCCGGAAGGCCAAGTTCCAGAATCTCTCCCTGGATTTGATTTACGGCCTGCCCCATCAGACGCTGGAGGGGTGGCAGAAAAACCTTTCCGCTGCCTTGGACCTGACGCCGGAGCATCTCTCCTGCTATGGGTTGAAGGTAGAGGAGGGTACGCCCCTTTTTGCCCGGCGGGGGACCGCGGGTCTGCCGGGGGACGACGCCCAGGCGGACATGTATCTCTACACGGTGGAGTTCCTGAAGGCCCAGGGCTATGAGCAGTATGAGATCTCCAACTTCGCAAAGCCGGGCTGCGCCTCCCGGCACAATCTGAAATACTGGACCCTGGGGGAGTACGCCGGCTTCGGCCCCGGCGCCCACTCGGACTTCGGCGGCGTGCGGTACGCCTACACAAAGGATCTGGAGGGCTATATCCGGGGCGTGCGGGACCACGCCCCCATGCTGTCGGAGAGCGACCGCATCCCACCCCTGGACCGGGACACCGAATGGGTAATGCTGGGCCTGCGGACCACGGCGGGTTTGGACCCCAAGGCATTTGAGCGCCGCTTCCGCCGCCGGTTCACCTGCTTTCTGCCCTTCCTGGACCAGTGCGCCAGGGCCGGCTATGCGGTGGAGGAGGACGGCCGCTGGCACCTGACGCCCCGGGGCTTTCTGGTGTCCAACCAGATCATCGGTGGGATGCTGGATGCCCTGGCCGCGGACAAACAGCGGCGGGCCGATGCCGCCGCCCGGGGAGATTTCCGGGTGAACCTGGATTGAATGAAAAAAGCCGCCCGCTGGAATGCTCCGGCGGGCGGTTCTTTCTCATGCCTTCCGGGCCCGGATGGCATTGACCGGGCAGCCGTTGGCCGCGTCGAAGGCCCCCGCCTCCTCCGCCGGGGTCCGGGGCTGGGCCTGCACCACGGACACCCGCCCCTGGATCTGAAACACGGCCGGCACCGCCGCCGCGCACATCCCGCAGCCGATACACCGGGAGGCGTCCACATTGACTGTCATGCGCTTCCTCCTTTTCCGCGGGCTGCGCCCGCTGTTCCCTTTTATTGTAATACACCGCGCCGGTTTCTCCAAGTCTTTTCTGCGGCGGGCGGAACTTTTTTCCCGCAGACGCCGTCTTGTATTTGGGAGACTCTGTGCAATCTGGTGGATTTTGTTGCCCCATTCCCATTTACTTTTCCGCCTGTTTATGCTATTCTGAAGAGGATTATGTAGACCATCTCAGCTGCAGCTTATGGAGGTATGACATGAAAAACACCCTGCGCAAAACCCTGTCCCTGTTTTTGGCGTTCACGCTTCTTTGCTCCCTGGGCCTCACCGCCGCCGCGTCCGAGGCCATGGGCGAGGACCTGACCTCCAAGGGCACTCTTTTGAACCAGAAGACCCAGCTCTCCACCAATGTGTTTTGGAGTACTGCGTACTCCGACCTGCGGACGGAGAACGTCGTCACATACGAGCCCAATGCAGATGTGACGCCCATCGTCACCTTCGGGGACTCCCTGACCACCCGCACCACGGTCACCTCTGCGGCCCGGGCACTGGAGAGCCAGGGCTACCGGGTGGCGGCGGGCATCAACGGCGACTTCTTCAACACCTCCAACGGCCTGCCCATCGGCATCCTGGTGTCGGAGGGAGAGGTCCTCAGCAGCGACGGCGGCTACTACGCCATGGGTTTCCGGGAGGATGGCTCTGCTGTCATCGGCAAGCCCGGACTCTCCATCTCCGCCAACCTGGGCTATCAGGGTTCGGACAGCAGCGGGTACTTCACGGACATCATCCGCACGGTGGCCGGCATCAACAAGGCCCGGGTCTCCACCGGCGGCATCTACCTCTATACATACGACTTCAACAACCGGCACACCACCGGCAATACCGAGGCCGGCGTGGACGTGCTGTGCACCATCGTGGACGGCTCCCTCTCCATCGGCGGCACCATGACGCTGGTGGTGGACCAGGTGATCGAGGCCACCTCCGCAACGGCCATCGGGCCGGACCAGATTGTCCTCTCCGCCAACGCCCTCTCCAACACCTACTACACCGACGCCCTGCGGAACATCCCTGTGGGCGCCACGGTGACCGTCACCGTCTCCGCCGCCAATGAGGCGTGGAACGATGTGCAGTACGCCGTGGGTGCCTTATACTCCCTGGTGCAGGACGGCGCCGTGGTCTCCGGTCTGCCCTCCGGGGTGAACCCCCGCACGGCGGTGGGTGTGACAGCTGACGGCACCGTGGTGTTCTATACCATCGACGGCCGCCGGTCCGGCCACTCCATCGGCGCCAGCCTGAGCCAGGTGGCCCAGCGGATGATCGAGCTGGGCTGCGTGGCCGCCATCGGCCTGGACGGCGGCGGCTCCACCACCATCACCGTGACGCAGCCCGACGACACCACCGCCGCTACCATCAACCGTCCCTCCGACGGCAGTGAGCGGGCGGTGGCCAACCACCTGTTCCTGGTGGCCACCAATGAGCCCACCGGCGAACTGGGCCACTTCTACGTCCAGGCGGACAACGCCTACGTTCTGGCGGGCAGCAAGGTAGAGATCTCCGCCGCCGCCGTAGACACCAACTACATCCCCATGGACGAGGACTATGACTACGACCTGGAGGCCTCCGACGGGGAGCTGGACGGCAATATCCTCACCACCCCGAAACGGGGCGGTGAGATCACCGTCACCGCCTCCAGCGGCCGCAGAGAAGGCTCTACCACCGTCTACGCCATCGAGGATCCCACGGACGTGGTGATCCGGGACAGCAGCGGCACCGCGCTCACCACGCTGAATGCCGCCACCGGCACCACCACCCAGCTGGCCGCCACCGCCGCCTACAACCACATCTCCCTGAAGGCGGATCCAGAAGCCTTCACCTGGGAGGTCACCGGCGACATCGGCACGGTGGATGAGCACGGCCTCTTTACTGCCGCCGCGCCCGGCACCGGCACCATCACGGTCTCCGCCGGCCGGGCCAGAGTCTCCATCCCCGTCACCGTCTCCAGCTCCGGCACGGTCTCCGCCGGCGGCGTCATGGAGGTGGAGTCCTTTGAGGGCAGCACCACCATCTTCCGGGGCAGCGGCAGCAACATGGACTTCAGTCTGAACCACAGCGCCGACACCGTGCGGATGGGCAGCGGCTCCGCCAAGGTGGATTACACTCTTACCGAAACCGGCGCATCCCAAGGCGCCTACACCGCCGAGTGGCGGGCCTCCAAGTCCACGGGCATCGACTGCAGCACCTATACTGCCCTGCACCTGTGGGTCTACGGCGACGGCTCCGGCAACATCCTGTCCCTGCTGTACAACGATGGCGCCGCAGGCTATCAGTCCCTCCAGGTAACCCCGCTGGACTTCACCGGCTGGAAACAGGTCACCGTCACCCTCCCCGGCGCACACTTCGAGATTCAGGGTCTGCAGGTCAGCGCCACCACCGCCGCAGACGGTACGGTTTCTGTCGGCGACAAGCTCTCCGGCACCATCTATATCGACCACATCACCGCCACCGCCTCCGGCACGCCGGACAACGCGGCGCCTGTGGTCTCCGCCTCCCTCGACAATTCCCTCTGGCAGGTGACCGCCTCGGTCGCCGACGCGGTGGATGGCATCCTGCCAGCGGGCAGCGTCACCGTCACCTACAACGGCGCCCCCTACGGCAGCTATGATCCCGCCACCGGTCTTGTGACCGTGGCCCTGCCCGGCCCCGGGGAGAGCCACGAGGCCATGCGGATCACCATCACCGCCCGGGACCTCTCCGGCAACATCGGCCGGGCCTCCGTGGATGTGGAGCCCTACGGCGTGGACCACAAGTTCACGGACATCAACGACTACTGGGCGGCCACCTATGTGGACTTCCTGTACAACGCCAATATCACCACCGGCTATGCCGACGGCACCTTCCGGCCCAACGACAACATCTCCCGCCAGCAGTTCGCGGTGATGCTGTATCGCTACCTGGGGCTGGACGGCACCCAGTATGAGAGCGTGACGCTGCCCTTCGCGGACAACGCCTCCATCGGGGATTACGCCCTGACGGCGGTGAAGGCCCTGTACACCGAGGGCATCATCAACGGCTCCACCGGCAGCGACGGACGGCTGTACTTCAATCCCGGCGGGTCCCTGACCCGGGCCCAGGCCGCCGCCATGATCGGCCGTACCCAGGAGAAGGGCTACGCCATTGTCGATCTGACCTTCTCCGACACCGCCTCCATCCCTGCCTACGCCACCTACTACATCCAGACCATGGCGGCCCAGGGCGTCATCAGCGGCTATGCGGACGGCACGTTCCAGCCCGGAGCCAACATCACCCGGGGTCAGATGGCCAAGATCCTCTACAACCTGATGTGAGTTTCGCCTTTCAGAGGCCGGCGCATCCGCGCCGGCCTCTCCTTATGGAGAGCGTCTTTTCGGAATCTGCCGGGTGCTGCAAAGCGCTATCGACTCCAATCCCCTGTGATTTCAGGAAAGGGTCTCCCCCGGGGCCCGTCCAGGCAAATGCCGCCGGGCACAGCCCTTCCCGGTCGGCCTCTATTCAGGCGGCCAGGGCTGTCCGGTGAAGCCGGAAGATGGAAACGGTGCCTGTTGACAGCTCCTGCCCCAGGGTGTAAAGTAATCATATTCCACATCCTGTCCGCGGACAGGATGTCTCTTTGCGAGGAGGCCCCCCATGAAGCTGAGACGTTCCGCCTGCATTGACACGCTGTACCTGGAGCTGCCCTTCCTGGACCGGTTCCAGGCGGCAAAGGAGGACGGCTTTGACGCCGTGGAGTTCTGGAGCTGGGCGGACCGGGACC
This DNA window, taken from Dysosmobacter welbionis, encodes the following:
- a CDS encoding LUD domain-containing protein; its protein translation is MTDFTKVQQALERRGYTVRTFAAAAEAAAYLDGAIDGKTVGFGGSATLDALGVYDKLAAHNTVIWHWKQEANAARKAAMQTQVYLSSANGLAESGEIVNIDGTGNRVSATLFGHEKVYFVIGRNKLAPTYEAAVYRARNVAAPQRARQLGKKTPCAVKADRCYDCRSPERVCRALVTLWGPMLGMETEVLLVDEDLGL
- a CDS encoding YitT family protein, translated to MDPILATLYGGAGMGVGLGLVFSQGATTGGTDIIGKLLKLKFPWLPIGKLVMIPDMVVVILAAVVFGTVNAALYGLIQMYLLSKVMDMILYGWDTSRVAYIITDRWEETVQGLLDMNRGVTLLQGKGAYTGAEKQVLLVAFRQREIVPIKRMLREIDPKAFFIVCDAHEILGEGFGDYQKEEI
- a CDS encoding YitT family protein; this encodes MAQKVRSCGIITLGAVIYALAFDWFVAPNQIAMGGVTGLAQIVNALVPVLPVGVLSILVNVPLFLAGWRLLGGRLLVSSLYAMAVSSLAIDVIAWMHTFPRWTRSWRPCTAAPGWG
- a CDS encoding DNA gyrase/topoisomerase IV subunit A yields the protein MPKKKKTDDNKHKVDASNVIGLHAAVVEQPITDTLETNYMPYAMSVIVSRAIPEIDGFKPSHRKLLYTMYKMGLLTGARTKSANIVGQTMRLNPHGDAAIYDTMVRLSRGYGALLTPFVDSKGNFGKVYSRDMAWAAPRYTEAKLTPICAELFRDIDSDTVDFVDNYDNTMKEPALLPTTFPNILVSANSGIAVGMASQFCGFNLKEVCDTTIAYLKNPDCDLMETLLAPDFPTGGELIFDRNTIREIYETGRGSVRVRAKYRYVKEENLIEIYEIPYSTTVEAILDKVAELIKAGRAKEIADMRDETDLSGLKLAIDLKRGVDPDKLMTKLYKLTPLEDAFACNFNVLIAGTPKVLGVRQILEEWTAWRTGSVRRRVYFVMKKKQDKLHLLKGLKRILLDIDKAIQIIRETEEEAEVIPNLMIGFGIDQIQAEYVAEIKLRNINKEYILKRVNETDALQDEIADLEDTLNSPRRLKQILVDELTEAARKYGEPRRTSIVYSHEIETYVEEAQVEDYSVHVFLSREGYFKKITPASLRMAADQKYKDGDGLSQTFETTNGAEIMFFTDRCQVYKTRLSEFEDTKASALGDYLPAKLSMDSGENVIYAVLPGPDYAGALLFFFANGKAARVDLTAYKTTSNRRKLTGAYSDKAPLACIRRLDTDCELAVYSTEPRALIFHTALLAPKTTRTTQGVAVMTLKPKYQLETVKALEDTPITNQSRYRVRSLPAAGALLREEDSEERQMDLLD
- a CDS encoding transposase, whose protein sequence is MERPQRKRLRLESYDYSQPGSYFITICTRERNQEVLCSIEPAVGAIINRPPRISLTPLGRIVDETIRAIPDHYPGISVDQYIIMPDHVHLILALRHIGPDERQIAAPTPLSNVIQQMKRITSK
- a CDS encoding DNA gyrase/topoisomerase IV subunit B; translated protein: MATKKQDYGNDSISALKGADRVRKRPGVIFGSDGLEGCEHAVFEILSNSIDEAREGHGRTITVTRFADRSIQVEDAGRGCPVDWNEKEQRYNWELVYCELYAGGKYDNVSGDNYEYSLGLNGLGACATQYASRYMDVTVWRDGFEYTLHFQRGEIVGELGKAPLLKSQARKTGTRTRWLPDLDVFTDIAIPAEYFTDVMKRQAVVNAGVTFRFRNETEPGRFEEAEFLYENGIMDYVTELAGEGSLTAPVFWQTEKKGRDRADKPEYKVKLSVACCFSNKVNVIEHYHNSSWLEHGGSPEKAAKSAFVSAIDKYLRDQGKYQKSEGKITWADIEDCLVLVSNNFSTQTSYENQTKKAITNKFVQEAMTEFLRSNLEIYFIENPFDAEKIGEQVLLNKRSREKAEETRLNVKKKLSGSVDIANRVQKFVDCRTKDVDKREIYIVEGDSALGSVKLARDSEYQGIMPVRGKILNCLKADYARIFKSEIITDLIKVLGCGVEVQNKHVKNVAPFDLGNLRWSKVVICTDGDVDGFQIRTLILTMLYRLTPTLIREGYVYIAETPLFEINSGDKTWFAYSDKEKNDIVKSLEGKKYKIDRSKGLGENDPDMMWLTTMNPETRRLIRVMPEDVEQTAAVFDLLLGDNLQGRKDHIAENGYKYLEMADIS
- a CDS encoding desulfoferrodoxin family protein gives rise to the protein MKFYICKHCGNVITKLTSAQVPVKCCGEEMHVLEAGVTDAAQEKHVPAVTVEGSLVKVDVGSVTHPMTAEHFIQWVVVETERDALIHWFHPEETPEVVFALAEGQTAKAVYAYCNLHGLWKKDL
- a CDS encoding SpoVA/SpoVAEb family sporulation membrane protein, with the translated sequence MGGAICVVGQLILNGWTAAGLEEKTAGTATSCTLVFLSALLTGLNLYNKLARFGGAGTLVPITGFANAVVSPAIDFRSEGFVTGMAAKMFLIAGPVIVFGTLASVIYGVVLVLLG